A stretch of Streptomyces vietnamensis DNA encodes these proteins:
- a CDS encoding amidase, with protein sequence MDPFASATDLAAAVRRRELSPVEIAETYLRRIAEHDGELAAFTWLDEDAVRAAARRAEQAVTDGGPLPPFHGVPVPVKELTQVEGQPATYGSYGVDDRPRTLTEPVVRRLLDAGFLLMGRTNSPEMGLLSTTDNSRFGSTRNPWSPEHSAGGSSGGAAAAVAAGLAPVAHANDGGGSIRMPSSSCGLLGLKPSRGRVPQQVPGWEHATVEGAITRTTRDAAALLDAMSVPDRLAMYQAPAPDRPYLDEVGRDAGRLRIGLLTEAPTGLPVDPQCVAAAEHTARLLETLGHHVAPAAPRFFSEQAITGYAQTVLDAALWAAPYQQPELAEPHLRFRMDRAAGKHSGEYTRAATLLAEEARAVRAQWGQEFDLLLTPTMACLPPPVDALLKEANADPGGPRTTETRMISFTSICNITGQPAVSLPTFTSAEGLPVGSQLIAGPWDEAALIRVAAELEAVDGWARRRPARYAA encoded by the coding sequence ATGGACCCCTTCGCCTCAGCCACCGACCTCGCGGCGGCCGTACGCCGACGCGAACTCAGCCCCGTCGAGATCGCCGAGACCTACCTCCGCAGGATCGCGGAACACGACGGGGAGCTCGCCGCGTTCACCTGGCTCGACGAGGACGCCGTCCGCGCCGCCGCCCGCCGCGCCGAACAGGCCGTCACCGACGGCGGCCCCCTCCCGCCGTTCCACGGCGTGCCCGTCCCCGTCAAGGAACTGACCCAGGTCGAGGGCCAGCCCGCCACCTACGGTTCGTACGGAGTCGACGACCGGCCCCGCACCCTCACCGAACCCGTGGTCCGCCGCCTCCTCGACGCCGGGTTCCTCCTCATGGGCCGCACCAACTCGCCCGAGATGGGCCTCCTGTCCACCACCGACAACAGCCGCTTCGGCAGCACCCGCAACCCCTGGAGCCCCGAACACTCCGCCGGCGGCTCCAGCGGCGGCGCCGCCGCGGCCGTCGCCGCCGGCCTCGCACCCGTCGCCCACGCCAACGACGGAGGCGGCTCGATCCGCATGCCGTCCTCCTCCTGCGGACTCCTCGGCCTCAAACCCAGCCGGGGCCGCGTCCCCCAGCAGGTCCCCGGCTGGGAACACGCCACCGTCGAGGGCGCCATCACCCGCACCACCCGCGACGCCGCCGCGCTGCTCGACGCGATGTCCGTGCCCGACCGGCTCGCCATGTACCAGGCCCCCGCACCCGACCGCCCCTACCTCGACGAGGTCGGCCGCGACGCCGGACGCCTCCGCATCGGGCTGCTCACCGAGGCGCCCACCGGCCTGCCCGTCGACCCGCAGTGCGTCGCCGCCGCCGAGCACACCGCCCGGCTCCTCGAAACACTCGGCCACCACGTCGCCCCCGCCGCACCCCGCTTCTTCAGCGAGCAGGCGATCACCGGATACGCGCAGACCGTCCTCGACGCGGCGCTCTGGGCCGCCCCGTACCAGCAGCCGGAACTCGCCGAGCCGCACCTCAGGTTCCGGATGGACCGGGCCGCCGGGAAGCACTCGGGCGAGTACACCCGGGCCGCGACCCTGCTCGCCGAGGAGGCCCGCGCGGTCCGCGCCCAATGGGGCCAGGAGTTCGACCTGCTCCTCACCCCCACCATGGCCTGCCTGCCGCCGCCCGTGGACGCCCTGCTCAAGGAGGCCAACGCGGACCCCGGCGGCCCGCGCACCACCGAGACCCGGATGATCTCCTTCACCTCGATCTGCAACATCACCGGGCAGCCCGCCGTCAGCCTGCCCACCTTCACCTCGGCCGAGGGCCTCCCCGTCGGCAGCCAGCTCATCGCCGGCCCCTGGGACGAGGCCGCCCTGATCCGGGTCGCCGCCGAACTGGAGGCCGTGGACGGCTGGGCCCGCCGCCGCCCCGCGCGCTACGCCGCCTGA
- a CDS encoding ABC transporter ATP-binding protein gives MLELTGLAGGYGQAAVVRPTDLTVRGGEITALIGRNGAGKTTLLRTVFGLADRHAGRVTLDGHDVPPGRPELLARAGATLMPEDRGVFPALTVAENLRLARRRDTEPAVDPYTVFPLLTDRAGQQAGTLSGGQKQQLGIARAILAGRTLIAVDELTQGLQPSVVADVLEALGAIAAAGTAVLLVDQHAGALLDHSRHVVAMEAGRVVLDAPNGPGLRDRLDDILAVR, from the coding sequence ATGCTCGAACTGACGGGCCTCGCCGGGGGATACGGGCAGGCCGCCGTCGTCCGGCCGACCGACCTGACCGTACGCGGCGGCGAGATCACCGCCCTGATCGGCCGCAACGGCGCCGGGAAGACGACCCTCCTGCGGACCGTCTTCGGCCTCGCCGACCGGCACGCCGGCCGCGTGACCCTCGACGGACACGACGTGCCCCCGGGCCGCCCCGAACTGCTCGCCCGGGCCGGCGCCACCCTGATGCCCGAGGACCGGGGCGTGTTCCCCGCGCTCACCGTCGCCGAGAACCTCCGCCTCGCCCGCCGCCGCGACACCGAACCGGCGGTCGACCCGTACACCGTCTTCCCGCTCCTCACCGACCGCGCCGGGCAGCAGGCCGGCACGCTCTCCGGCGGGCAGAAGCAGCAACTCGGCATCGCCCGGGCGATCCTCGCCGGACGCACCCTCATCGCGGTCGACGAACTCACCCAGGGCCTCCAGCCCTCCGTGGTCGCCGACGTCCTGGAGGCCCTCGGCGCGATCGCCGCCGCCGGAACGGCCGTCCTCCTCGTCGACCAGCACGCCGGAGCACTCCTCGACCACAGCCGGCACGTCGTGGCGATGGAGGCCGGACGGGTCGTCCTCGACGCGCCGAACGGGCCCGGTCTGCGCGACCGCCTCGACGACATCCTCGCGGTCCGCTGA
- a CDS encoding ABC transporter permease subunit produces MTVPTASAARVAPTTGIRRTLRPALPALAGVALLAAPFGLDAFAVATLTLGLCHGLFAYGLDLSWGRAGLLSVGHAAFFGLGAYAVALGQEHDLPQAATVAAAVAAAVAIALPVVRIGLAAPVPDAPLILLTIGVGLLLQRAATTLAPVTGGTNGLSVSGPDVVTSYYVTLAAVAAVVAVCGVLFVRGRFGARLVAAAHNPERAAQSGVDGTRVRATAFAASAAVATLAGALYAPVAGLVSPQVFGLGLSTSVLIWLALGGRASTVGPFAGALAVTVGQQYLGSTWQGWYLLALAALFLLVVQVAPAGLTAAPRRWLAGPGPAVRLPAAARRDRSRTVRETPAGAAPLAVTGIRKAFGPVQVLAGVDLTVEAGRCVCLIGPNGAGKSTFLNVVAGQLAPDAGTLRLFGTDATGLPVHRRVGLGVGRMFQIPSVIAELSPADNLRLARIEAPQPTEPPAEFRDLVADGLRPAGTLPLADRRRLELAMVLAAAPRLLLLDEPAAGLGPDDARRLTRELREVNRRTGCALLVVEHDMDIVRELADEVVVLAEGQVLARGPLDTVAADPAVRTAYLGAH; encoded by the coding sequence GTGACCGTCCCCACCGCATCCGCCGCCCGCGTCGCCCCCACGACGGGCATCCGGCGCACCCTGCGCCCCGCGCTTCCGGCCCTCGCCGGGGTCGCCCTGCTCGCCGCCCCCTTCGGCCTCGACGCCTTCGCCGTCGCCACCCTCACCCTCGGCCTGTGCCACGGGCTGTTCGCCTACGGCCTCGACCTGAGCTGGGGCCGGGCGGGCCTCCTCAGCGTCGGACACGCCGCGTTCTTCGGACTCGGCGCGTACGCCGTCGCCCTCGGCCAGGAGCACGACCTCCCCCAGGCGGCGACGGTCGCCGCGGCCGTCGCCGCCGCCGTGGCGATCGCCCTGCCCGTCGTCCGCATCGGCCTGGCCGCCCCGGTCCCCGACGCACCCCTGATCCTCCTGACCATCGGCGTCGGACTCCTGCTCCAGCGCGCCGCCACCACCCTCGCCCCCGTCACCGGCGGGACCAACGGACTCTCCGTCTCCGGACCCGACGTCGTGACCTCCTACTACGTCACCCTCGCCGCCGTCGCGGCCGTGGTCGCCGTCTGCGGAGTGCTGTTCGTGCGCGGCCGGTTCGGCGCCCGCCTCGTGGCGGCCGCCCACAACCCCGAGCGAGCCGCCCAGAGCGGCGTCGACGGGACCAGGGTGCGCGCCACCGCCTTCGCCGCGAGCGCCGCCGTCGCCACCCTGGCCGGAGCGCTGTACGCACCCGTGGCCGGCCTGGTGTCGCCGCAGGTGTTCGGCCTCGGCCTGTCGACGTCCGTACTGATCTGGCTCGCCCTCGGCGGCCGCGCGTCCACGGTGGGACCGTTCGCCGGCGCCCTCGCCGTCACCGTCGGCCAGCAGTACCTCGGCTCCACCTGGCAGGGCTGGTACCTCCTCGCCCTCGCCGCCCTGTTCCTGCTCGTCGTCCAGGTGGCACCCGCCGGTCTCACCGCCGCCCCGCGCCGGTGGCTGGCCGGGCCAGGACCCGCCGTACGCCTGCCGGCCGCGGCCCGCCGGGATCGGAGCCGTACCGTACGGGAAACCCCCGCAGGAGCCGCACCCCTCGCCGTCACCGGCATCCGGAAGGCCTTCGGCCCCGTCCAGGTGCTCGCCGGCGTGGACCTGACCGTCGAAGCCGGCCGCTGCGTCTGCCTGATCGGACCGAACGGCGCCGGAAAGAGCACCTTCCTGAACGTCGTCGCCGGACAACTCGCCCCCGATGCCGGCACCCTGCGGCTCTTCGGCACCGACGCGACCGGACTGCCGGTCCACCGCCGGGTGGGGCTCGGCGTCGGCCGGATGTTCCAGATCCCCAGCGTGATCGCCGAACTCTCCCCGGCCGACAACCTCCGCCTCGCCCGCATCGAGGCACCCCAACCCACCGAACCGCCCGCCGAGTTCCGCGACCTCGTCGCCGACGGACTCCGGCCCGCCGGAACCCTCCCGCTCGCCGACCGGCGCCGCCTCGAACTCGCCATGGTGCTCGCCGCCGCGCCCCGGCTGCTGCTCCTCGACGAACCCGCCGCCGGACTCGGCCCCGACGACGCCCGCCGCCTCACCCGGGAACTCCGCGAGGTCAACCGGCGCACCGGCTGCGCCCTGCTCGTGGTCGAGCACGACATGGACATCGTGCGCGAACTCGCCGACGAGGTCGTCGTCCTCGCCGAAGGACAGGTACTCGCCCGCGGCCCGCTCGACACGGTCGCCGCCGACCCCGCCGTCCGCACCGCCTACCTGGGAGCACACTGA
- a CDS encoding ABC transporter substrate-binding protein, giving the protein MVPSHPRARERRMTPAPRTTALAVAGTLALVLTGCQGAALSGDDAPATGGPVRIGVIVPLTGPVSQVGTALRNGLELAVKKVNADGGVHGRPVEYVVVDDAGDPANSTQLARRLVRQDKVTLLFGTITGDTAEAVGRVADEAHVPFGTAILGDTEHCFGHQWGFGESTRQMLTPTVPGLVAKYGGKVALVGSDYNYPHFYAGVAKELVKKAGGTVVAEEYSPLGQTDWQPGIGRLKSAKPDTVLSMVVGADAVTFGKQAQQFGLLTPELGFEGASLDADFQPALGELVAGRTHTVRWSDRLDDPESRAFVQDYRAAHQWKAPIPEVAGNAYFGVKFLLAAAEKAGSNEPEAVNKAIGGLSFDSPLGKGTRFDASNHVLQADMREVTIGRDGAYTVTRTHPMVTDKTPKKGCA; this is encoded by the coding sequence ATGGTTCCGTCGCACCCCCGCGCCCGCGAGCGCCGCATGACGCCCGCGCCCCGGACCACCGCGCTCGCGGTGGCGGGCACCCTCGCCCTCGTCCTCACCGGCTGCCAGGGCGCGGCCCTGTCCGGCGACGACGCCCCGGCCACCGGCGGACCGGTGAGGATCGGCGTGATCGTCCCGCTCACCGGACCGGTCTCCCAGGTCGGAACCGCCCTGCGCAACGGACTCGAACTGGCCGTCAAGAAGGTCAACGCCGACGGCGGCGTGCACGGCCGGCCCGTGGAGTACGTCGTGGTGGACGACGCCGGCGACCCCGCCAACTCCACCCAGCTCGCCCGCCGCCTGGTCCGCCAGGACAAGGTCACCCTGCTCTTCGGCACCATCACCGGCGACACCGCCGAAGCCGTCGGCAGGGTCGCCGACGAGGCACACGTGCCCTTCGGCACCGCCATCCTCGGCGACACCGAACACTGCTTCGGCCACCAGTGGGGCTTCGGCGAATCCACCCGCCAGATGCTCACCCCGACCGTGCCCGGCCTCGTCGCGAAGTACGGAGGGAAGGTCGCCCTCGTCGGCTCCGACTACAACTACCCCCACTTCTACGCCGGTGTCGCAAAGGAACTCGTGAAGAAGGCCGGCGGCACCGTCGTCGCCGAGGAGTACAGCCCCCTCGGACAGACCGACTGGCAGCCGGGCATCGGCCGCCTCAAGTCCGCGAAGCCCGACACCGTGCTCTCCATGGTCGTCGGCGCCGACGCCGTCACCTTCGGCAAGCAGGCCCAGCAGTTCGGCCTCCTCACCCCGGAACTCGGCTTCGAGGGCGCGTCCCTGGACGCCGACTTCCAGCCCGCGCTCGGCGAGCTCGTCGCGGGCCGCACCCACACGGTGCGCTGGAGCGACCGCCTCGACGACCCCGAGAGCCGCGCCTTCGTGCAGGACTACCGGGCCGCCCACCAGTGGAAGGCCCCCATCCCCGAGGTGGCAGGCAACGCCTACTTCGGCGTCAAGTTCCTCCTGGCCGCGGCGGAGAAAGCCGGCTCGAACGAACCCGAGGCCGTCAACAAGGCGATCGGCGGCCTCTCCTTCGACAGCCCCCTGGGCAAGGGCACCCGCTTCGACGCCTCCAACCACGTGCTCCAGGCCGACATGCGGGAGGTCACCATCGGCCGCGACGGCGCGTACACCGTCACCAGGACCCACCCGATGGTCACCGACAAGACCCCCAAGAAGGGCTGCGCGTGA
- a CDS encoding branched-chain amino acid ABC transporter permease has protein sequence MDVLLAILGQFGLYGLLTVGIAVIFAATRVVNLAQGDLAMAGAYAAATATAAPFGLRTLLALAAGAPLLLVVERLLLRRPGSDGLAAMLVTWGLGMALRQGAELLFTGTSRTVAVPVDGTLDVLGTPYPTYRLVCALTAIGVIALVLLAAHRTDWGLRLRAVADNPAMAALLGTDPRRMRATAFAAGGLLAVLAGALYSPVLAVNPSMGFGLLVPVFFGLLLSRPGALATAAGAALLISALSVLLRTWLSDTLAEALFYAVVVAIAALRSRPWIGRFSAWFRRTPAPASAA, from the coding sequence ATGGATGTACTTCTGGCCATCCTTGGCCAGTTCGGCCTCTACGGCCTGCTCACGGTCGGCATCGCGGTGATCTTCGCGGCGACCCGCGTGGTCAACCTCGCCCAGGGAGACCTGGCCATGGCCGGCGCCTACGCCGCCGCGACCGCGACCGCCGCCCCCTTCGGCCTCCGCACCCTGCTCGCCCTCGCCGCCGGAGCGCCCCTGCTCCTCGTCGTCGAGCGGCTGCTGCTCCGCCGCCCCGGCTCCGACGGCCTGGCCGCCATGCTCGTCACCTGGGGCCTGGGCATGGCCCTGCGGCAAGGTGCGGAACTCCTCTTCACCGGAACCTCGCGCACCGTCGCCGTACCCGTGGACGGCACGCTCGACGTCCTCGGCACCCCCTACCCGACGTACCGCCTCGTCTGCGCCCTCACCGCGATCGGCGTCATCGCCCTCGTCCTGCTCGCGGCCCACCGCACCGACTGGGGACTGCGGCTGCGGGCCGTCGCCGACAACCCGGCCATGGCCGCGCTCCTCGGCACCGACCCGCGCCGCATGCGCGCCACGGCCTTCGCCGCCGGCGGCCTCCTCGCGGTCCTCGCCGGAGCCCTCTACAGCCCCGTCCTCGCCGTGAACCCCAGCATGGGATTCGGCCTGCTCGTCCCCGTCTTCTTCGGCCTGCTGCTCAGCCGCCCCGGCGCCCTGGCCACCGCCGCCGGCGCCGCCCTGCTGATCTCCGCACTGTCGGTCCTGCTGCGCACCTGGCTCTCCGACACCCTCGCCGAAGCCCTCTTCTACGCCGTCGTCGTCGCGATCGCCGCCCTGCGCTCGCGCCCCTGGATCGGAAGGTTCTCCGCATGGTTCCGTCGCACCCCCGCGCCCGCGAGCGCCGCATGA
- a CDS encoding helix-turn-helix domain-containing protein: protein MRVERRDDGNLVFGYLDTATADLSGASDTVLVRARAGDEGYAADMRPSRFGALSGCDISGEQEIRVMPRPSPAAPRPGHLLGLLVSGRGELEQDGRRAVLAPGDFVLYTGARPFRLELGSSHRYFLLSLDAGTAGQLARADGAVTANAELPRSPSGRVLAAVLGELAERAHGFGPLARRDMGEHVSAILRTLLREAGGAGAASGTGSSGVLERILVYVDEHLAEDLSPGTIAAAHHISVRHLHALFRESGVTVSDHVRRRLERIRRDLVDPSLAHLPAYVLAARRGLGEASHFSRVFRAEFGSSPRAVREQARARPDP, encoded by the coding sequence ATGCGGGTGGAGCGACGGGACGACGGCAATCTGGTCTTCGGCTATCTCGACACCGCGACGGCGGACCTGTCGGGTGCCTCGGACACGGTGCTCGTCCGGGCCCGGGCGGGCGACGAGGGGTACGCCGCCGACATGCGGCCGAGCCGCTTCGGCGCGCTGAGCGGCTGCGACATCAGCGGGGAGCAGGAGATCCGGGTGATGCCCCGGCCCTCCCCCGCGGCGCCCCGGCCGGGCCATCTCCTCGGCCTGCTCGTGTCGGGGCGCGGCGAGCTGGAGCAGGACGGACGGCGGGCGGTGCTCGCGCCGGGCGACTTCGTGCTCTACACGGGCGCACGGCCCTTCCGCCTCGAACTCGGCTCCTCGCACCGGTACTTCCTGCTGTCCCTGGACGCCGGTACGGCCGGACAGCTGGCGCGGGCGGACGGCGCGGTGACGGCCAACGCGGAGCTGCCGCGCTCACCGAGCGGGCGGGTGCTCGCCGCCGTACTCGGTGAACTGGCCGAGCGGGCACACGGGTTCGGGCCGCTGGCCCGCCGGGACATGGGCGAGCACGTGTCGGCGATCCTGCGCACGCTGCTGCGCGAGGCGGGCGGTGCGGGAGCGGCTTCCGGCACCGGGTCCTCGGGGGTCCTGGAGCGGATCCTCGTGTACGTGGACGAACACCTGGCGGAGGACCTGTCGCCGGGGACGATCGCGGCGGCGCACCACATCTCCGTACGCCATCTGCACGCGCTGTTCCGGGAGTCGGGCGTGACGGTGAGCGATCACGTGCGGCGGCGTCTGGAGCGGATCCGCCGGGACCTCGTCGATCCGTCGCTCGCCCACCTGCCCGCGTACGTCCTGGCGGCGCGCCGGGGGCTCGGCGAGGCGAGCCACTTCAGCCGGGTGTTCCGGGCCGAGTTCGGGTCGTCGCCGCGGGCGGTACGGGAGCAGGCGCGGGCCCGGCCGGATCCGTGA
- a CDS encoding DUF11 domain-containing protein, translated as MTHALLRPSAWRRRPGGRAAAPVALGLALVLALPGTAFAAPGDLDPTFGEGGRVTTPVTNYAEGHDIARQGDGKLVVVGTSEGGFTLARYNTDGSLDTTFSGGTVTSDFGGGSHSANAVAIQPSDGKIVVAGTTEVLDEGGGCCFFSVARYNTNGTLDTTFGTDGLVRVDEFGGSADGSDIAVQPDGKIIAAGKPGGDGFALVRLDTFGNFDPSLGGDGTVVAGFTSTSPQGGGGIARSMALQPDGKIVATGYVGNTAFDIGVARYNSNGTLDTTFSGDGMVTADFGGTEFGNAVAVQPDGKVVAAGSGGAGYALLRYNADGTPDAGFGTGGRTSVASPGDGGLAYAMALQQDGRIVLAGRASDPNSSEANDFGLVRFQPNGTVDTGFGRNGFVVTGFNDFDEARGVLVQPDGKIAAAGYGAGFQFALARYEGGGGTTPSYADLSVTKSGTSTVSIGNRATYTVTVTNATSSTATATGVTLTDSLSGAGATLVSAVPSQGTCTTTATGATCALGSLAPGTGATLTVTAEPRATGTLTNTAGVSATQPDPTTPNTATATTSVNNARGCTIIGTSGADTLTGGSSNDVICGLGGNDTIRASYGNDTVYGDYGNDNIDGGFGDDTLNGGPGNDTLTGYYGNDRLTTTDGVSGNDTANGGPGSDTCTTDPGDTRISCP; from the coding sequence ATGACCCACGCACTTCTCAGACCGTCGGCATGGCGCCGCAGACCGGGCGGGAGGGCCGCGGCGCCGGTCGCGCTCGGGCTCGCGCTCGTCCTGGCCCTGCCCGGCACGGCCTTCGCGGCCCCTGGCGACCTCGACCCGACCTTCGGGGAGGGAGGCCGGGTGACGACCCCCGTCACCAACTACGCGGAGGGCCACGACATCGCACGGCAGGGCGACGGCAAGCTGGTCGTGGTGGGGACGAGCGAGGGCGGCTTCACGCTCGCCCGCTACAACACCGACGGCAGCCTCGACACCACCTTCAGCGGCGGCACGGTGACCAGCGACTTCGGCGGCGGCTCCCACTCGGCCAACGCCGTGGCGATCCAGCCCTCCGACGGCAAGATCGTCGTGGCGGGCACCACCGAGGTGCTCGATGAGGGCGGAGGCTGCTGCTTCTTCTCCGTCGCCCGCTACAACACCAACGGCACCTTGGACACGACCTTCGGCACCGACGGCCTGGTGCGGGTCGACGAATTCGGCGGCTCCGCGGACGGCTCCGACATCGCCGTGCAGCCGGACGGCAAGATCATCGCCGCGGGCAAGCCCGGTGGCGACGGCTTCGCGCTCGTACGCCTCGACACCTTCGGGAACTTCGACCCGAGCCTCGGCGGTGACGGGACCGTGGTCGCGGGCTTCACGTCCACCTCGCCCCAGGGCGGCGGCGGCATCGCGCGGAGCATGGCCCTCCAGCCGGACGGCAAGATCGTCGCTACCGGTTACGTCGGTAACACCGCCTTCGACATCGGCGTGGCCCGCTACAACAGCAACGGCACCCTCGACACCACCTTCAGCGGCGACGGCATGGTCACCGCCGACTTCGGCGGCACCGAGTTCGGCAACGCCGTCGCGGTGCAGCCCGACGGCAAGGTCGTCGCCGCGGGCTCCGGGGGCGCCGGCTACGCCCTGCTCCGCTACAACGCCGACGGCACCCCCGACGCCGGCTTCGGCACGGGAGGACGCACCTCGGTCGCCTCCCCGGGCGACGGCGGCCTCGCGTACGCGATGGCGCTCCAGCAGGACGGCAGGATCGTGCTCGCCGGCCGGGCCAGCGACCCCAACAGCTCCGAGGCCAACGACTTCGGCCTGGTCCGCTTCCAGCCGAACGGCACCGTCGACACGGGCTTCGGCCGGAACGGCTTCGTGGTCACCGGCTTCAACGACTTCGACGAGGCCCGCGGGGTGCTCGTCCAGCCGGACGGCAAGATCGCCGCGGCCGGCTACGGAGCGGGCTTCCAGTTCGCCCTCGCCCGCTACGAGGGCGGCGGCGGCACGACCCCGTCGTACGCCGACCTGTCGGTGACGAAGTCCGGTACGAGCACCGTGAGCATCGGCAACCGCGCCACGTACACGGTGACCGTCACCAACGCGACCTCCTCCACCGCCACCGCGACCGGCGTCACGCTGACGGACTCGCTCTCCGGCGCCGGCGCGACCCTCGTCTCGGCGGTCCCCTCGCAGGGCACCTGCACGACCACCGCGACGGGCGCCACCTGCGCCCTCGGCTCCCTCGCCCCGGGCACCGGCGCGACGCTCACGGTGACGGCCGAACCCCGAGCCACCGGCACGCTCACGAACACGGCCGGCGTCAGCGCCACCCAGCCGGACCCGACGACCCCCAACACGGCCACCGCGACCACCTCGGTCAACAACGCCCGCGGCTGCACGATCATCGGCACCAGCGGCGCGGACACCCTGACCGGCGGCTCCTCCAACGACGTCATCTGCGGCCTCGGCGGCAACGACACCATCCGCGCGAGCTACGGCAACGACACCGTGTACGGCGACTACGGCAACGACAACATCGACGGAGGCTTCGGCGACGACACCCTCAACGGCGGCCCGGGCAACGACACCCTGACCGGCTACTACGGCAACGACCGCCTCACCACCACCGACGGCGTCTCCGGCAACGACACCGCCAACGGCGGCCCCGGCTCCGACACCTGCACCACCGACCCGGGCGACACCCGCATCAGCTGCCCCTGA
- the thpR gene encoding RNA 2',3'-cyclic phosphodiesterase, whose amino-acid sequence MAEAPGQGTESGDDDRARAATVRVFVALAPPDDAKDELARELRPAYEAYPRMRWNRIEDWHITLAFLGELPVATVPLLRPPLAEIAAARKPLELALRGGGHFDDRVLWSGIDGDLDGLHALATEVRTVVKECGIPFEDRPLRPHLTLARARRDDATSVREAAAGLAGFTGRRWPAERLHLVGSNYGRGPGPIRYRDVESWAFALR is encoded by the coding sequence ATGGCTGAGGCGCCCGGGCAGGGTACGGAGTCCGGTGACGACGACAGGGCGCGGGCCGCGACCGTACGCGTGTTCGTCGCGCTCGCCCCGCCCGACGACGCGAAGGACGAGCTGGCACGCGAGCTGCGCCCGGCGTACGAGGCGTACCCGCGCATGCGGTGGAACCGGATCGAGGACTGGCACATCACGCTGGCGTTCCTCGGGGAGCTCCCGGTGGCGACCGTCCCCCTGCTGCGGCCGCCGCTCGCGGAGATCGCGGCGGCACGGAAGCCCCTGGAGCTGGCGCTGCGCGGCGGCGGGCACTTCGACGACCGGGTGCTGTGGAGCGGGATCGACGGCGACCTCGACGGGCTGCACGCGCTCGCCACCGAGGTGCGGACGGTCGTCAAGGAGTGCGGCATCCCCTTCGAGGACCGGCCGCTGCGCCCCCATCTGACGCTCGCCCGCGCCCGCCGCGACGACGCGACGTCCGTACGGGAGGCGGCCGCCGGGCTCGCGGGCTTCACCGGTCGCCGCTGGCCGGCCGAGCGCCTGCACCTGGTCGGCAGCAACTACGGCCGCGGCCCGGGCCCGATCCGCTACCGCGACGTCGAGTCCTGGGCCTTCGCCCTGCGGTAG
- a CDS encoding GNAT family N-acetyltransferase, with amino-acid sequence MFTPRPFLHSDMPRLQETVAEWIATAGRDAYDHVGELPHRVYDNLRGGPPVGDLVHVWEDEHDGRVGGITICLRFGTAFDAFCAPELRGTDAERAMLTFAADTTTRHMADDEEYVLTDLFETDATRGRLLNELGFAFFRVWDDVNTRDLTDLPPVVVPEGFAVRAATLADAEALAEARNASFGSDWTGAAYRDGMMTRPGYDPGYEIVAEAPDGRIGAYTVAWVDERNGLGHFEPVGTHEAFRRRGLASAVMTEAMRRMAELGLRRVTVNHDAENAPAAKLYGSLGFTRECRTHGYRRAKAQDSTSR; translated from the coding sequence ATGTTCACGCCTCGCCCGTTCCTCCACTCCGACATGCCCCGCCTCCAGGAGACCGTGGCGGAGTGGATCGCCACCGCCGGCCGCGACGCCTACGACCACGTGGGCGAGCTTCCGCACCGCGTCTACGACAACCTGCGCGGCGGCCCGCCCGTCGGCGACCTCGTGCACGTCTGGGAGGACGAGCACGACGGCCGCGTCGGGGGCATCACGATCTGCCTGCGGTTCGGTACGGCGTTCGACGCGTTCTGCGCGCCGGAACTGCGCGGCACCGACGCCGAGCGCGCGATGCTGACGTTCGCGGCCGACACCACCACCCGGCACATGGCGGACGACGAGGAGTACGTCCTCACCGACCTGTTCGAGACCGACGCCACCCGCGGACGTCTGCTGAACGAACTGGGCTTCGCCTTCTTCCGGGTCTGGGACGACGTGAACACCCGCGACCTGACCGATCTCCCTCCCGTCGTGGTGCCCGAGGGATTCGCCGTCCGGGCGGCCACCCTCGCCGACGCCGAAGCCCTGGCCGAGGCGCGCAACGCCTCGTTCGGCTCCGACTGGACGGGCGCGGCCTACCGGGACGGGATGATGACCCGGCCCGGGTACGACCCGGGGTACGAGATCGTGGCCGAGGCCCCGGACGGGCGGATCGGCGCGTACACCGTCGCCTGGGTCGACGAGCGCAACGGCCTGGGGCACTTCGAGCCCGTCGGCACCCACGAGGCCTTCCGCCGCCGGGGCCTCGCCTCGGCGGTCATGACCGAGGCCATGCGGCGCATGGCGGAGCTCGGTCTCCGGCGCGTGACGGTCAACCACGACGCCGAGAACGCCCCGGCCGCGAAGCTCTACGGCTCGCTCGGCTTCACCCGCGAGTGCCGCACCCACGGCTACCGCAGGGCGAAGGCCCAGGACTCGACGTCGCGGTAG